The following are from one region of the Haemophilus parainfluenzae genome:
- a CDS encoding zinc ribbon domain-containing protein: MALTRCPECRKKISESAQFCPNCGFSFKKEDLEIYKQKLEQRRQKNAEINRKSTKLHLIWLAIFTIVILLASWLTGE, encoded by the coding sequence ATGGCTCTCACCCGCTGCCCTGAATGTCGTAAAAAAATCAGCGAATCTGCTCAATTTTGTCCAAATTGTGGGTTCTCTTTTAAAAAAGAAGATCTTGAAATTTACAAACAAAAACTCGAACAAAGACGCCAAAAAAATGCCGAAATTAATCGAAAAAGCACTAAACTTCACCTTATTTGGTTGGCTATTTTTACTATCGTTATCTTATTGGCAAGTTGGCTAACTGGAGAATAA